From the Dunckerocampus dactyliophorus isolate RoL2022-P2 chromosome 12, RoL_Ddac_1.1, whole genome shotgun sequence genome, one window contains:
- the nek8 gene encoding LOW QUALITY PROTEIN: serine/threonine-protein kinase Nek8 (The sequence of the model RefSeq protein was modified relative to this genomic sequence to represent the inferred CDS: inserted 2 bases in 1 codon) produces MEKYEKIKVVGRGAFGIVHLCRRRSDGALVILKEIPVEQMSRDERLAAQNECQVLKLLNHPNIIEYYENFLEDKALMIAMEYAPGGTLADYIQKRCNSLLDEDTILHFFVQILLALYHVHNKLILHRDLKTQNILLDKHQMIVKIGDFGISKILVSKSKAYTVVGTPCYISPELCEGKPYNQKSDIWALGCVLYELASLKRAFEAANLPALVLKIMSGTFAPISDRYSPELRQLILNMLNLDPSKRPQLNEIMALPVCIGPLLNLYTDIGSVKMRRIEKPLSTVQTGPQGRAGGRVPTNRSRGAFPPPXSSVYTWGSGISGPLRLPMLNTEVLQVSLGRTQKMGVTKSGRLITWEAPSVGSAELSLPGAVEQVQPQFISRFLEGQSGVTIKLVACGDLFTTCMTDRGIIMTFGSGSNGCLGHGNFNDVTQPKIVEALLGYELVQVSCGASHVLAMTNEREVFAWGRGDNGRLGLGTQDSHNCPQQVCLPAGFEAQRVVCGVDCSMIISTQSSIMACGSNRCNKLGLDKISAGEEPSPSNQVEEVHSFTHVQSAPLNREKIACIDIGTAHSVAVTESGLCITFGSNQHGQMGCSSRRGSRVPYLLPSLQNITMAACGDAFTLAIRSDGEVYTWGKGARGRLGRKEEDTGIPKAVQLDESHAFTVTSVACCHGNSLLALCWMKQSRDDPNSQPKGPR; encoded by the exons ATggagaaatatgagaaaatcAAAGTTGTTGGCAGAGGAGCATTTGG GATTGTCCACCTGTGTCGCCGACGCAGTGATGGCGCCTTGGTCATCTTGAAGGAGATCCCGGTGGAGCAGATGTCCCGGGACGAGCGCCTGGCCGCTCAGAACGAGTGTCAGGTGCTGAAACTGCTCAACCACCCAAATATCATCGAGTACTATGAGAACTTCCTGGAAGACAAGGCTCTCATGATCGCTATGGAGTATGCACCAG GTGGAACCTTGGCTGACTATATACAGAAGCGCTGTAACTCCCTGCTGGATGAAGACACCATCCTTCACTTCTTTGTGCAGATCTTGTTGGCCCTGTATCACGTGCACAACAAACTCATCTTGCACAGGGACCTCAAGACGCAGAATATTCTCCTCGACAAGCACCAGATGATTGTCAAAATCGGTGACTTTGGAATCTCCAAGATTCTTGTCAGCAAAAGCAAAGCGTACACT GTGGTTGGGACACCATGTTACATTTCACCAGAGCTGTGTGAGGGAAAGCCGTATAACCAGAAGAGTGACATCTGGGCTCTGGGTTGTGTGCTCTATGAGCTGGCGAGCCTCAAGAGAGCCTTTGAGGCGGCT AATCTCCCAGCCCTGGTTCTGAAGATCATGAGTGGCACCTTCGCTCCAATATCCGACCGCTACAGCCCGGAACTTCGTCAGCTCATCCTCAACATGCTCAACCTGGATCCCTCCAAACGGCCTCAGCTCAATGAAATCATGGCTCTGCCCGTCTGCATCGGACCGCTGCTCAATCTCTACACGGACATCGGAAGCGTCAAGATGCGCAG GATCGAGAAACCACTATCCACTGTGCAGACTGGTCCACAAGGCAGAGCAGGAGGACGAGTACCGACCAACAGATCCAGAG GTGCATTCCCTCCGCC GTCTTCCGTGTACACGTGGGGCAGCGGCATTTCCGGCCCGCTGCGTCTGCCCATGCTCAACACTGAGGTGCTCCAGGTGTCGCTGGGCCGCACTCAGAAGATGGGGGTGACCAAGTCGGGCCGTCTGATCACTTGGGAG GCTCCCTCGGTGGGATCTGCCGAGCTCAGTCTGCCCGGAGCAGTGGAGCAGGTGCAGCCTCAGTTCATCTCACGCTTCCTGGAGGGTCAGTCTGGAGTCACCATCAAGCTGGTAGCCTGTGGCGATCTCTTCACCACCTGCATGACAG ACAGGGGCATCATCATGACCTTTGGGAGCGGAAGTAATGGCTGCTTGGGACATGGGAACTTCAATGATGTTACGCAG CCCAAGATAGTGGAGGCGCTCCTTGGCTACGAACTGGTCCAGGTGTCCTGTGGCGCTTCCCACGTGCTGGCCATGACCAATGAGAGAGAAGTATTCGCCTGGGGAAGAGGAGACAATG GCCGCCTCGGGCTGGGCACCCAAGACAGCCATAACTGTCCCCAGCAGGTGTGTTTACCTGCGGGATTTGAAGCCCAGAGGGTGGTGTGCGGTGTGGACTGCTCCATGATTATCAGCACTCAGAGCAGCATCATGGCATGTGGAAGCAACAG GTGCAACAAGCTGGGTCTAGACAAGATAAGCGCCGGTGAGGAACCAAGTCCCTCCAATCAGGTGGAGGAGGTCCACTCTTTTACTCACGTCCAATCAGCTCCTCTCAACCGAGAGAAGATTGCGTGCATCGACATTGGTACGGCACACTCTGTCGCCGTTACAG AGAGCGGCCTGTGCATTACCTTTGGCAGCAACCAGCACGGTCAGATGGGCTGTAGTTCTCGCCGGGGCAGCCGTGTGCCCTACCTGCTACCCAGCCTGCAGAATATTACTATGGCTGCTTGTGGAGATGCTTTCACTCTGGCCATCAGATCTG ATGGCGAGGTGTACACCTGGGGAAAGGGCGCCCGCGGACGCCTCGGAAGAAAAGAGGAGGACACGGGCATACCCAAGGCGGTGCAGCTCGACGAGAGCCACGCGTTCACGGTGACATCGGTGgcttgttgtcatggcaacagccTGCTGGCA CTTTGCTGGATGAAGCAGTCCCGAGATGACCCCAACAGCCAACCCAAAGGACCCAGATGA